GCGGTCGCGAGGCTGCGCCGGCCCCCCGTCGTGCCGCCGCACCTGCCTCCCGAGATGCACCGCCTGCTCACCGCGATGACGTCGCTGTCGCCGCACCGCCGGCCGACGGCGGCCCAGTGCGTGGCCCAGCTGCGCAGGCGGCCCAGGCCCGCCGCGCACCCCGCCGAGGCGCGCACGGACGTGCTGCCGGCCGTGCCGAAGGCCCGCACCAGGCTGATGATCGCCGGTGCGGCGGTGGTGTGCCTGGTGGGCGGGGCGTGGGCGGTGGCGGACCGGGTCGACGGGCCCGGCGGGCAGCGGGTCGAGCAGCGGGTGGACCGGCAGGTCGGCCGCGAACCGGTCGGGCCCGGCACCCCGGCGCCGATCGACGCCATCCGCGCCACGCGGTAGCGCGTCAGCGGTCGGGCAGACCGGCCAGGAACTCGTCGACGACCCGGTTGAACAGCGCCGGTTGTTCGAGGTTGGGCAGGTGCCCGGCGCGCGGGACCACGGCGAGCGCCGAGCCGGGCACGGTCCCGTGCAGCCGGCGGGCCGTGGCGACCGGGGTGAACTCGTCCTCCTCGCCGACGACGACCAGGACGGGCACCCGCGCCGCGGCCAGCGAGGGCGTGTAGTCCGGTCGGGCGGCCCGACCGCGCAGGGCCGCCGCCGCGCCCGCGGGTGGTGCGCCGCGCATCATCCGCCGCACGTGGTCGACCACGCCCGGCTGCTCGACCGCCGTCCTCGGGGAGATCATCTTCCGCATCAGCTCCTCGGCGTACGGGCCGATGCCCTCGCGCTCGACGCGGTCGGCCGTCTCGTGCCTGGCCCGTGCGGCGGCCGGTTCGTCGGCTTCGTGGGTGGTGTCGGCGAGCACCAGTGCCCGCACGCGCTCCGGGTGCGATCGGTGCAATTCCATGGTGATCTGGCCGCCCATCGACAGGCCCCAGACCACCGCCCGGTCGATTCCGAGGTGGTCGAGCAGCGCGACCAGGTCGTCGGCGAAGGCGGGCAGCGGCGTGGTGCCCGCCGCGCCCGTCGCTTCGCCGTACCCGCGCAGGTCGGGGACGACGACCCGGTACCTGTCGCGGAAGTGGTCGAGCTGCGGCCACCACATCGAGCGGTCGAACGGGTGTCCGTGGACCAGCAGCAGCGGCGGGCCGTCGCCCTCGTCGTCGTACGCGTTCACCATGTGCGCCCCCTTTGACGACGAGCCTAGGAAACGCGATCATCGCGGTGCAATCAAAACAATGCTCTCGGTGCAATGAGGTGCGCGTGGACCACCGGGTGATCGCCGACCGGATCGCCGCCGACATCGCGGCGGGCAGGCTCAAGCCGGGTGACCGGTTGCCGCCCCAGCGGCGCTTCGCCCGACGGCACGGCATCGCCGCGTCCACCGCCGCCCGCGTCTACGGCGAGCTGGCCCGGCGCGGCCTGACCACCGGTGAGGTCGGGCGCGGCACGTTCGTCCGCAGCGCCCGACCGGCCGAGCCCGCGCTCCCCGAACCGGGCGGGGCGCGCGTCGACCTGGAGTTCAACTTCTGCCTGCTGCCCGCGCAGGCCGAGCTGCTCGCGCCCGCCCTGCGCGGGCTCGTCGACGACGGCCTGGTCGCCGCGACGACCCCGGTCGGCGTCGCCGGGACCCCCGAGGTGCGGGCCGCGACCGCCGCGCTGCTGGCGCGGGGAGGCTGGGCGCCCGACCCGCGGCGGGTGCTGTTCACCGGCAACGGTCGCCA
This region of Saccharothrix longispora genomic DNA includes:
- a CDS encoding alpha/beta fold hydrolase, producing MVNAYDDEGDGPPLLLVHGHPFDRSMWWPQLDHFRDRYRVVVPDLRGYGEATGAAGTTPLPAFADDLVALLDHLGIDRAVVWGLSMGGQITMELHRSHPERVRALVLADTTHEADEPAAARARHETADRVEREGIGPYAEELMRKMISPRTAVEQPGVVDHVRRMMRGAPPAGAAAALRGRAARPDYTPSLAAARVPVLVVVGEEDEFTPVATARRLHGTVPGSALAVVPRAGHLPNLEQPALFNRVVDEFLAGLPDR